Proteins encoded together in one Posidoniimonas polymericola window:
- a CDS encoding glycoside hydrolase family 18 protein: MPVVLGYYPAYEGFNEASIPWDRFTHVCHAFITSDKQGQIETNDKVPSRSLTERAARHDTPVILSVGGWGDADGFEMATSSPEKMASWVEDLTQIVVEYGYAGVDVDWEFPKDESTKQRFTQLVRAIRSSFDRVTTTTGMRLLITSAVTARPAEGKWIDGPALEGAIDFLNVMTYDFSGPFTAVASHHTPLFGSPEDPESAWRSTQAAMAYWEETQGFPRSKLNVGIPLYGRKFPLRQPYTATSGARAAGFGTPTYRQILKLIDAGWTLKQDAHAKAPWILAPQGELGIVAFDDEASARRKAEWARSQGYRGIFFWAIGHDSLPEGRFPLLDASIAGWQGAE; this comes from the coding sequence ACTACCCTGCCTACGAGGGGTTCAACGAGGCCAGCATCCCGTGGGACCGTTTCACCCACGTCTGCCACGCGTTCATCACCTCCGACAAGCAGGGACAGATCGAGACCAACGACAAGGTCCCAAGTCGCTCTCTTACCGAAAGGGCCGCAAGGCACGACACCCCGGTCATACTCAGTGTGGGCGGCTGGGGAGACGCGGACGGCTTCGAGATGGCGACCTCCTCGCCCGAGAAGATGGCCAGTTGGGTCGAGGATCTTACCCAGATTGTCGTCGAGTACGGGTACGCGGGAGTCGACGTGGACTGGGAGTTCCCCAAGGATGAGTCGACGAAGCAGCGGTTCACTCAGCTCGTGCGGGCGATCCGATCAAGCTTTGACCGCGTCACGACGACGACCGGCATGAGGCTGTTAATCACGTCGGCGGTGACCGCGCGACCGGCCGAGGGAAAGTGGATCGATGGCCCCGCGTTGGAAGGGGCTATCGACTTCCTCAATGTGATGACCTACGACTTCTCGGGCCCGTTTACCGCGGTAGCCTCGCACCACACGCCACTGTTCGGTTCCCCCGAGGACCCCGAGTCAGCATGGCGGTCGACCCAGGCGGCGATGGCGTATTGGGAAGAGACCCAGGGGTTTCCTCGCAGCAAGCTCAACGTTGGTATCCCACTCTACGGCCGGAAGTTCCCCCTCCGCCAGCCTTACACGGCTACCTCCGGGGCTCGCGCAGCCGGATTCGGCACGCCAACGTACCGACAGATCCTAAAGCTAATCGACGCGGGTTGGACCCTTAAGCAAGACGCACACGCTAAGGCGCCCTGGATTCTTGCGCCCCAAGGCGAGCTTGGAATCGTCGCCTTCGATGACGAGGCCTCTGCACGCCGCAAAGCGGAGTGGGCCCGCAGTCAAGGGTACCGTGGCATATTCTTCTGGGCGATCGGGCATGACTCCCTGCCCGAGGGCCGGTTCCCTCTGCTGGACGCGTCGATCGCCGGATGGCAGGGGGCCGAGTGA